The Rhodopseudomonas palustris genome window below encodes:
- a CDS encoding AAA family ATPase: MTANLPMQSIEAVTAGLASVGYIASRQIATAVYLAEKIEKPILVEGPAGVGKTELAKALASWRGLQMIRMQCYEGLDEAKALYEWKYAKQLLYTQILKDKLGEVLGGAQTLTDALGRLHDFGDVFFSKEFVEPRPLLKALEQPQGCVLLVDEIDKSDAEFESLLLEILSDYQVTIPELGTISATVKPLVLLTSNGERDLSDALKRRCLHLHIGFPEQKLEERIVESRVPGAGETLRKQMVGFINQIRALDLKKLPSVSETIDWARVLVLLQASELDHQTVKDTLNVLLKYEADIETALPQVSGFVAKAGREGVFG; the protein is encoded by the coding sequence ATGACTGCGAATCTGCCGATGCAATCCATCGAGGCCGTCACCGCAGGTTTGGCATCGGTCGGCTATATCGCCAGCCGCCAGATCGCCACTGCGGTGTATCTGGCCGAGAAGATCGAGAAGCCAATCCTGGTTGAAGGCCCCGCCGGCGTCGGCAAGACCGAACTGGCCAAAGCGCTGGCGAGCTGGCGCGGCCTACAAATGATCCGGATGCAGTGCTACGAGGGGCTCGACGAGGCCAAGGCGCTGTACGAGTGGAAATACGCCAAGCAGCTGCTCTACACCCAGATCCTCAAGGACAAGCTCGGCGAAGTGCTAGGCGGCGCGCAGACACTGACCGATGCGCTCGGTCGGCTGCACGATTTTGGCGACGTATTTTTCTCCAAGGAATTCGTCGAGCCGCGACCTCTGCTCAAGGCGCTGGAGCAGCCGCAGGGCTGCGTGCTGCTGGTCGACGAGATCGACAAGTCGGACGCCGAGTTCGAGTCGCTGCTGCTCGAAATCCTGTCCGACTACCAGGTGACGATCCCCGAGCTTGGCACCATCAGCGCGACGGTGAAGCCGCTGGTGCTGCTGACCTCGAACGGCGAGCGCGACCTGTCGGATGCGCTGAAGCGGCGCTGCCTGCATCTGCACATCGGCTTCCCCGAACAGAAGCTGGAGGAGCGCATCGTCGAGAGCCGCGTGCCCGGCGCCGGCGAGACGCTGCGCAAGCAGATGGTCGGCTTCATCAACCAGATCCGTGCGCTCGATCTGAAGAAGCTGCCGTCGGTCAGCGAGACGATCGACTGGGCGCGGGTGCTGGTGCTGCTGCAGGCGAGCGAGCTCGACCACCAGACCGTGAAGGACACGCTCAACGTGCTGTTGAAGTACGAAGCCGACATCGAAACCGCGTTGCCGCAGGTCTCCGGCTTCGTCGCCAAGGCCGGGCGCGAGGGCGTGTTCGGCTGA
- a CDS encoding vWA domain-containing protein, protein MREELHRFFRAARGAGVRVSPAESIDAMRAVSEVGFADRGLLRDTLLVTLAKTQDEKQALAQCFDLFFSRPEPKTNADAAEGADQQSESGASPSQLSGNSAPGQGGGEDSAPPELGELAQMLLAQDRSAVAAALAGAANEASLSNIRFFTQRGLFQSRMMEALGVGQLRDDLDRLKADDSAQAERLTAALDGLRDSVREMVAQALLLYGREEAENLRHEVLRNAPMMRLERRQVEQMKELIRAIARRLRERYSKPRKRQRRGHLDVRRTIRRNAAWGNIPFLTAWKRRHRDRPQIVALCDVSGSVAQVSDFFLLLIHSLHEVVDDVRSFAFSGHLIEVSDILDKQEPEAAMREIMSKVGFGSSDYGASLADFEKRWLRAVTPKTTVIVLGDARSNNLDPRTDILRTISERAKRVVWLNPEGRMGWGWGDSEMFRYAPFCNVVRQCATAKQLERAVSDIVAAYQ, encoded by the coding sequence ATGCGCGAGGAGCTGCACCGCTTCTTCCGGGCGGCGCGCGGCGCCGGCGTGCGCGTGTCGCCGGCCGAGAGTATCGACGCGATGCGGGCGGTGTCGGAGGTCGGCTTTGCCGATCGCGGCCTGTTGCGCGACACCCTGCTGGTGACGCTGGCCAAGACCCAGGACGAGAAGCAGGCGCTGGCGCAATGCTTCGATCTGTTCTTCAGCCGGCCCGAGCCGAAGACCAATGCGGACGCCGCGGAAGGGGCCGATCAGCAGTCCGAAAGTGGGGCATCACCGTCGCAGCTGAGCGGCAACAGCGCGCCAGGGCAGGGCGGCGGTGAAGACTCGGCGCCGCCGGAGCTCGGCGAGCTCGCACAGATGCTGCTGGCGCAGGATCGCAGCGCAGTTGCCGCCGCGCTCGCCGGCGCGGCGAACGAAGCATCGCTCTCCAACATCCGGTTCTTTACCCAGCGCGGCCTGTTTCAGAGCCGGATGATGGAAGCGCTCGGCGTCGGCCAGTTGCGCGACGATCTCGACCGGCTCAAGGCCGATGATTCGGCGCAGGCGGAACGGCTCACGGCGGCGCTCGACGGCCTGCGTGACAGCGTGCGCGAAATGGTGGCGCAAGCGCTGCTGCTGTACGGCCGCGAGGAGGCCGAAAACCTGCGCCACGAGGTGCTGCGCAATGCGCCGATGATGCGGCTGGAGCGACGCCAGGTCGAGCAGATGAAGGAGCTGATCCGCGCCATCGCGCGGCGGCTTCGCGAGCGCTACAGCAAGCCGCGCAAGCGGCAGCGCCGCGGCCATCTCGACGTCCGCCGCACCATCCGCCGCAACGCCGCCTGGGGTAACATTCCGTTCCTCACCGCCTGGAAGCGGCGGCATCGCGACCGGCCGCAGATCGTGGCGCTGTGCGACGTCTCCGGCTCGGTGGCGCAGGTGTCGGATTTTTTCCTGCTGCTGATCCATAGCCTGCACGAGGTGGTCGACGATGTCCGATCCTTCGCCTTCTCCGGCCACCTGATCGAGGTCAGCGACATTCTCGACAAGCAGGAGCCGGAAGCTGCGATGCGCGAGATCATGTCCAAGGTCGGCTTCGGCTCGTCCGATTACGGCGCCTCGCTGGCGGATTTCGAAAAGCGCTGGCTGCGCGCAGTGACGCCGAAGACCACGGTGATCGTGCTCGGCGACGCCCGCAGCAACAATCTCGATCCGCGCACCGACATTCTGCGCACGATCTCGGAGCGCGCCAAGCGCGTGGTCTGGCTCAATCCCGAAGGCCGGATGGGCTGGGGCTGGGGCGATTCGGAAATGTTCCGCTACGCGCCGTTCTGCAACGTGGTCCGGCAATGCGCCACCGCCAAGCAGCTCGAACGCGCGGTCTCGGACATCGTGGCAGCTTATCAGTAG